A region of Rhodanobacteraceae bacterium DNA encodes the following proteins:
- a CDS encoding General secretion pathway protein G, giving the protein MHRRGFTLLEMLAVIVLLGIVGVIVARSVSGRVDTGKWDAGKIGVTKLDQDVQAYALDNGSPPKALDDLITKPLNAPSWNGPYAKPADLTDPFGHPYAYIYPGKHGQYDIVFYGRDGKPGGEGVDRDYGNWQ; this is encoded by the coding sequence TTGCATCGTCGCGGCTTCACGTTGCTCGAAATGCTCGCGGTGATCGTGCTGCTGGGCATCGTCGGCGTGATCGTGGCGCGTTCGGTGTCGGGCCGCGTCGACACCGGCAAGTGGGATGCAGGCAAGATCGGCGTCACCAAGCTCGACCAGGACGTGCAGGCCTATGCGCTGGACAACGGCTCGCCGCCCAAGGCGCTGGACGACCTGATCACCAAGCCGTTGAATGCGCCGTCGTGGAACGGCCCATACGCCAAGCCCGCCGACCTGACCGATCCGTTCGGCCATCCCTATGCTTATATCTATCCCGGCAAGCACGGCCAGTACGACATCGTCTTCTATGGCCGCGACGGCAAGCCCGGCGGCGAGGGCGTCGATCGTGATTACGGTAATTGGCAATAG